In a single window of the Callithrix jacchus isolate 240 chromosome 1, calJac240_pri, whole genome shotgun sequence genome:
- the LOC118143812 gene encoding uncharacterized protein LOC118143812, protein MACTARDAPPPLPPAAGRGGLPENPRPKLCAAAAQPEALHRPGQEPPPTAGWSLPALRPSAPLRAARARTRRGSTGSTASAPSPHSQAAHPLRPRPRGAAAAREGAGRAGRGKWGVGEGRRERERGGAAPPPPGRKCALGLCGYPPSVQPRLAEAAARRKCLTEIGGGKEMQSCVDQCLELLQPSCGHEWRCSGYPEDS, encoded by the exons ATGGCGTGCACCGCTCGGGACGCGCCGCCGCCGCTTCCTCCAGCTGCCGGCCGCGGCGGGCTCCCCGAGAACCCCAGGCCGAAGCTCTGCGCCGCCGCCGCTCAGCCCGAGGCCTTGCACCGGCCGGGCCAGGAGCCGCCTCCAACCGCCGGCTGGTCTCTGCCCGCGCTGAGACCCTCCGCTCCGCTCCGCGCCGCGCGCGCCCGAACCCGCCGCGGGTCTACCGGCAGCACCGCCTCGGCACCCAGCCCGCACAGCCAAGCCGCCCACCCGCTCCGGCCCCGCCCCCGAGGTGCCGCGGCCGCCCGGGAGGGGGCGGGGAGAGCGGGGAGGGGCaagtggggagtgggggagggacggagagagagagagagaggaggcgcagccccgcccccgcccggcAGGAAGTGCGCCCTGGGCCTCTGCGGCTATCCTCCCAGTGTCCAACCTCGCCTCGCGGAGGCCGCCGCGCGGAGGAAATGTCTAACGGAAATCGGAGGTGGAAAAGAG ATGCAGTCATGTGTGGACCAATGCCTGGAGCTGCTGCAGCCATCTTGTGGCCATGAGTGGAGATGTTCCGGATACCCTGAAGATAGTTGA